In Nothobranchius furzeri strain GRZ-AD chromosome 18, NfurGRZ-RIMD1, whole genome shotgun sequence, a single genomic region encodes these proteins:
- the LOC129166868 gene encoding uncharacterized protein: protein MAPACGRLIKPRQSSGQSGTGRNRAAPGLPTMLGCSTQQMTLMRRGGSSLLLRSRQSEAEAIERPQRRRVKPIRYVQDRASSEDEAQTPGRGLPPPPAIPPVRRRFILPNNGPLVEVPPVPQLDLTNYQHVMTLGTSLRQAIDLQGHQGTQGVPVPTPSSSGGMMREESAVQVPTVCPNSSPGQWQQKDNTTSLLHEVLVKQEIILQQQRGLTKMVQDLFVAVAALQGLTTGGSVETRHHSIFPLADVQALMALERELGISATLAHELSSTLSLAGGSTVKDTVWRVLKGAMTNALAKGITWRGQNGKVAFERLHLKGIVIAAVRRNPVCVASTEAEIVNTIKKWFYWAGDRDGGRKRRMPTQPTPQPAQDSVQD from the exons ATGGCACCTGCCTGTGGCCGCCTTATAAAACCGAGGCAATCCAGCGGGCAGTCCGGAACAGGGAGGaaccgggcagctcctggattgcCTACAATGCTAGGGTGCTCTACTCAGCAA ATGACTTTAATGAGGCGAGGAGGAAGCTCCCTCTTGCTGAGGAGCAGACAGTCTGAGGCGGAAGCCATTGAAAGGCCTCAAAGAAGAAGAGTTAA GCCAATTAGATATGTCCAGGACCGGGCCTCATCAGAGGATGAAGCCCAGACCCCTGGAAGAGGGCTTCCCCCACCCCCAGCCATCCCCCCGGTGAGGAGAAGGTTCATCCTCCCCAATAACGGGCCGCTAGTGGAGGTACCACCTGTACCTCAGCTTGACCTAACCAATTACCAG CATGTCATGACCCTGGGGACATCATTGCGGCAGGCCATTGACCTGCAGGGTCACCAGGGAACCCAGGGGGTTCCAGTTCCAACTCCCTCATCATCTGGTGGGATGATGAGGGAGGAATCGGCTGTCCAGGTGCCTACTGTTTGCCCCAACTCCTCTCCAGGGCAGTGGCAACAGAAGGACAACACGACAT CTCTCCTGCATGAAGTCCTGGTGAAACAGGAAATAATCCTGCAGCAGCAGCGCGGCCTCACCAAAATGGTGCAGGACCTTTTTGTTGCCGTTGCTGCTCTTCAGGGCCTGACCACAGGGGGAAGTGTGGAGACCAGGCACCACAGCATCTTCCCCTTGGCAGATGTTCAGGCCCTGATGGCCCTGGAGAGGGAGCTTGGAATTAGTGCAACATTGGCCCATGAATTG AGTTCAACACTCAGCCTTGCGGGGGGGTCCACAGTAAAGGACACTGTGTGGCGGGTCCTTAAAGGAGCCATGACAAATGCCCTCGCCAAGGGAATTACTTGGCGAGGGCAAAATGGGAAGGTGGCATTTGAGAGGCTCCACCTAAAAGGCATTGTGATTG CTGCAGTGAGAAGGAATCCAGTCTGTGTGGCGTCTACGGAGGCAGAAATTGTAAATACAATTAAAAAATGGTTCTACTGGGCTGGGGATAGGGACGGAGGGCGCAAAAGGAGAATGCCCACCCAACCAACCCCTCAACCAGCCCAGGACTCAGTCCAGGACtga
- the rpia gene encoding ribose-5-phosphate isomerase, which translates to MAEEAKKLAAYAAVDNYVQNNQVIGVGSGSTIVYAVDRLAERVRQEKLNVVCVPTSFQARQLILQHGLTLSDLDRHSELDIAIDGADEVDSELTLIKGGGGCLTQEKIVAGCAKRFVVVADYRKDSKALGQQWKKGVPIEVIPMAYVPVSRMIVRRFGGETVLRMAVSKAGPVVTDNSNFILDWKFEHGQNWKEVNTAIKMIPGVVETGLFVNMAERAYFGMEDGSVQIRDAPVN; encoded by the exons ATGGCAGAAGAGGCGAAGAAGCTGGCCGCCTACGCCGCTGTGGATAACTACGTGCAG AACAACCAGGTGATCGGAGTGGGAAGTGGCTCAACCATTGTGTATGCCGTGGATCGGTTAG CGGAGCGAGTACGTCAGGAAAAGCTCAACGTTGTGTGTGTGCCCACTTCCTTCCAG GCTCGGCAGCTGATCCTGCAGCACGGGCTCACTCTTTCAGACTTGGACAGGCACTCCGAG CTGGACATTGCTATTGATGGAGCAGACGAAGTGGACTCTGAGCTCACACTGATAAAAGGTGGTGG CGGCTGTTTGACTCAGGAGAAGATCGTTGCTGGCTGTGCGAAAcgatttgttgttgttgctgactACAG GAAGGACTCTAAGGCTCTAGGCCAGCAGTGGAAGAAGGGAGTTCCCATTGAAGTTATTCCCATGGCCTATGTTCCCGTCTCCAGGATGATAGTTAGGCGCTTCGGAGGGGAGACTGTCCTAAGAATGGCTGTCAGTAAAGCA GGTCCTGTCGTCACAGACAACAGCAACTTCATCCTGGACTGGAAGTTTGAGCATGGTCAGAACTGGAAGGAAGTCAACACTGCAATCAAAATGATTCCTG GTGTCGTAGAAACCGGGCTCTTCGTGAACATGGCTGAACGAGCATACTTTGGGATGGAAGATGGAAGTGTGCAGATTCGGGATGCTCCAGTCAACTGA
- the eif2ak3 gene encoding eukaryotic translation initiation factor 2-alpha kinase 3, with product MERGLHFGVSTSLLLLLLLLKAPTGSGTSPGWVSGSAKHGPRVMERGLESLGTPPVPGADVTVEDDENGSTGEADDPYEDGNGSVRSTRSLVVISTLDGRISALDPHNQGRKQWDLDVGSGCLVSSSLSKPEVFGHKMVIPSLDGALFQWNRDRESMEAVPFSVESLLESSYRIGEDTVLVGGKSLTTYGLGAYSGKIQYICSAGGCTRWEDNEVEAEDVLLLQRTQKTVRAIRPRSGMEKWNFSVGSFELKFIPEKQSQMNFLEGELVSDDNWRENQRVIVDEPKEQRDSKQNQNQHLDLVIKVSVPDWKVMAFSAEPSGQLVWEHQFCTPIASAWLVGGGKVTPISLFDDTAYSSQSEAEEEDDEDPEKATDAVESSVYLGMFQGQLYLQSSVRISEKFPSQAIASHKDILSLPTIKWKPLIHSPSRTPALVASDEFDKCLSNGKFSHDEYSNGALSVLQYPYDNGYYFPYSKSYREKRDRAISLIKGKEEGTERRRRKDPVLLLPWWKEILGTIVFCIAATTYIVRKFFHPPAPVAYVRQRKESETQCQTDSKFDLEVVASKVPVAMENCYCEYVSRYLTDFEPVQCLGRGGFGVVFEARNKVDDCNYAIKRIRLPNRELAREKVMREVKALAKLEHPGIIRYFNAWQESPPEGWQEEMDQRWLKDTSATDWPMSFRDHMDVLSVKVPVSSSISPTSGPEGGNLEGSANVQALLSTSFSVNEADLPFQPLLGHDSLMSERDSQADPDASDTPHSFELCPPRGPSDCTSSSFDIVFEDSGCDRDAEADTDSGSSAAGPSTLKEKNSLSFSPIRQQEPITSSSSSPPRLTSLTLAVPTTPPTQRVQPSPKVYLYIQMQLCRKENLKDWMSQRSLPEHRELSQCLDIFLQIAEAVDFLHSKGLMHRDLKPSNIFFTMDDVVKVGDFGLVTAMDQEEDENDLSALTPDPLLARHTGQVGTKLYMSPEQLSGNSYSHKVDIYSLGLILFELLYPFRTQMERVRTLTEVRGLQFPELFSKNNAQELNMVRSMLSLSPSERPEAVEITGMSLFQQLELPCRLAVRQRSRTYSSSSLGRPFRQTSTS from the exons ATGGAAAGGGGGCTTCACTTTGGAGTGAGCACTTCcctgctgctcctgctcctgctgctcAAAGCGCCCACCGGTTCCGGGACCTCACCCGGCTGGGTGTCGGGCTCGGCAAAACATGGTCCGAGAGTCATGGAGCGGGGCTTGGAGAGCCTAGGCACCCCCCCGGTCCCCGGTGCAGACGTCACCGTGGAGGACGACGAGAACGGGTCGACAGGTGAGGCCGACGACCCGTACGAAGACGGTAACGGAAGCGTCCGCTCCACAAG GTCTCTTGTGGTCATCAGCACCCTGGATGGACGGATCTCTGCTCTGGACCCTCACAACCAGGGCaggaagcagtgggacctggatGTAGGCTCTGGGTGCCTGGTGTCCTCCAGCCTCAGCAAACCTGAG gttttTGGCCATAAGATGGTCATCCCTTCTCTGGATGGTGCCTTGTTCCAGTGGAACAGGGACAGGGAGAGTATGGAGGCAGTGCCTTTCAGTGTTGAATCCCTGCTGGAGTCATCCTACCGCATCGGGGAGGACACGGTCCTGGTTGGGGGCAAGTCCCTCACTACTTATGGCTTGGGAGCTTACAGTGGCAAG ATTCAGTACATCTGCTCAGCGGGAGGCTGCACACGTTGGGAGGACAACGAGGTGGAGGCTGAGGATGTGCTCCTGCTGCAGAGGACTCAGAAGACGGTCCGAGCCATCAGGCCCCGATCAGGAATGGAGAA GTGGAACTTCAGTGTTGGAAGTTTTGAGCTGAAGTTCATCCCAGAGAAGCAGTCTCAGATGAACTTTCTGGAAGGAGAACTAGTGAGCGATGATAACTGGAGGGAAAACCAGCGAGTCATCGTTGATGAGCCAAAGGAGCAAAGAGACAGCAAACAGAACCAAAACCAGCATTTGGACCTTGTCATCAAAGTGTCTGTTCCTGATTGGAAGGTGATGGCCTTCAGCGCCGAGCCCAGTGGACAGCTGGTCTGGGAGCACCAG TTTTGCACACCCATCGCCTCTGCCTGGCTGGTGGGAGGTGGGAAGGTCACGCCCATCAGCCTGTTTGATGACACTGCCTACAGCAGCCAGTCTGAGGCTGAAGAGGAGGATGATGAAGATCCTGAGAAAGCCACGGATGCTGTAGAGTCCAGCGTTTACCTTG GGATGTTCCAGGGACAGCTCTACCTGCAGTCATCCGTCAGGATATCTGAAAAGTTCCCCTCTCAAGCTATCGCATCCCACAAAGACATCTTGTCTCTGCCCACCATCAAGTGGAAACCTCTGATAC ATTCTCCTTCTCGGACTCCGGCTCTGGTTGCCTCAGATGAATTTGACAAGTGTCTGAGTAATGGCAAGTTCTCCCATGATGAATACAGCAACGGAGCTCTGTCTGTCCTCCAGTACCCGTACG ACAACGGTTACTACTTCCCCTACAGCAAGAGCTACCGTGAGAAGCGGGACCGCGCCATCAGCTTGATAAAAGGAAAGGAGGAGGGCACAGAAAGGCGCCGGAGGAAGGACCCTGTGTTGCTGCTGCCCTGGTGGAAAGAGATCCTTGGCACTATCGTGTTCTGCATCGCTGCCACCACCTACATCGTCCGCAAATTCTTCCACCCCCCTGCCCCCGTGGCCTACGTGAGG CAACGGAAGGAGTCGGAGACCCAGTGTCAGACCGACAGCAAGTTTGACCTTGAGGTCGTGGCATCCAAAGTGCCCGTTGCCATGGAGAACTGCTACTGCGAATATGTGTCCAG GTACCTGACGGACTTTGAGCCCGTGCAGTGCCTCGGCCGAGGGGGCTTTGGCGTTGTGTTTGAAGCTCGCAACAAGGTGGACGACTGCAACTACGCCATTAAAAGAATCCGTCTTCCCAACAG GGAGCTGGCTCGTGAGAAGGTCATGAGGGAGGTCAAGGCCCTGGCGAAGCTGGAGCACCCTGGGATCATCCGTTACTTCAATGCCTGGCAGGAGAGCCCCCCCGAAGGTTGGCAGGAAGAAATGGACCAGAGGTGGCTGAAAGACACCAG TGCCACCGACTGGCCAATGAGCTTCCGGGACCACATGGACGTGCTGTCAGTCAAGGTCCCGGTGTCCAGCTCCATATCCCCTACCTCTGGGCCTGAAGGAGGCAATCTGGAGGGTTCAGCCAACGTTCAGGCCCTCCTGTCCACCAGCTTCAGCGTGAACGAGGCGGACTTGCCTTTCCAGCCGCTGCTGGGCCACgacagcctgatgtctgagagagACAGCCAGGCTGACCCAGATGCCTCGGACACCCCCCACTCCTTCGAGCTCTGCCCTCCTCGGGGGCCCAGTGACTGCACCTCCTCCTCCTTTGACATTGTGTTTGAGGATTCTGGCTGTGACCGAGACGCAGAGGCCGACACGGACTCGGGCAGCAGTGCAGCCGGTCCAAGCACGCTGAAAGAGAAGAACAGTTTGTCGTTCTCTCCCATCCGACAACAAGAACCCATCAcgtcctcctcctcatctcctccTCGGCTGACCTCTCTCACCCTGGCTGTCCCCACTACCCCTCCGACCCAGCGGGTCCAGCCTTCTCCTAAG GTGTACCTCTACATCCAGATGCAGCTGTGTCGGAAGGAGAACCTGAAGGACTGGATGTCTCAGCGCAGTCTGCCGGAACACCGGGAGCTCAGCCAGTGTCTGGACATCTTCCTGCAGATCGCAGAGGCGGTCGACTTTCTGCACAGCAAGGGCCTCATGCACCGAGACCTCAAG CCCTCCAACATCTTCTTCACCATGGATGATGTGGTGAAGGTGGGAGACTTTGGCCTGGTGACCGCTATGGACCAGGAGGAGGATGAGAACGACCTGAGTGCTCTGACGCCTGACCCGCTTCTCGCCCGGCACACGGGCCAGGTCGGCACCAAGCTCTACATGAGCCCGGAGCAG CTCTCTGGAAACTCGTACTCTCACAAGGTGGACATTTACTCGCTGGGGCTGATCCTGTTTGAGCTGCTTTATCCGTTCAGGACTCAGATGGAGCGAGTCAGG ACTCTTACGGAGGTCAGAGGGCTGCAGTTCCCAGAGCTCTTCTCCAAAAACAACGCTCAGGAG